Proteins encoded within one genomic window of Aspergillus nidulans FGSC A4 chromosome VII:
- a CDS encoding uncharacterized protein (transcript_id=CADANIAT00008203) — protein sequence MTVSPAPSQSYPATSQRYPARYSPQTVTSLTPEMVMFAARWIVSVSDSIARAGNRPARRDTLDFYLLDGARLASHKSANYLQAQTRY from the exons ATGACAGTCTCTCCTGCTCCCAGTCAATCCTATCCTGCTACATCCCAAAGATATCCCGCAAGATATAGTCCTCAAACCGTCACATCTCTGACTCCAGAAATGGTGATGTTTGCTGCTAGATGGATCGTGTCCGTCTCAGATAGCATAGCTAGGGCAGGAAACAGGCC GGCGCGCCGTGATACTCTTGACTTCTACCTTCTGGATGGCGCCAGACTGGCAAGTCATAAGTCCGCGAACTATCTTCAAGCCCAGACGCGTTATTGA
- a CDS encoding protein abfB (transcript_id=CADANIAT00008202): protein MTMSRSSRSSVLALALATGSLVAAGPCDIYSSGGTPCIAAHSTTRALYSSYNGPLYQVQRASDGTTTTITPLSAGGVADASAQDAFCENTTCLITIIYDQSGNGNDLTQAPPGGFNGPDVGGYDNLAGAIGAPVTLNGKKAYGVFVSPGTGYRNNEAIGTATGDEPEGMYAVLDGTHYNDGCCFDYGNAETSSLDTGNGHMEAIYYGTNTAWGYGAGNGPWIMADLENGLFSGQSSDYNAGDPSISYRFVTAILKGGPNLWALRGGNAASGSLSTYYNGIRPTDASGYNPMSKEGAIILGIGGDNSVSAQGTFYEGAMTDGYPDDATENSVQADIVAAKYATTSLISGPALTVGDTVSLKVTTSGYDTRYIAHTGSTINTQVVSSSSSSTLKQQASWTVRTGLASTAAANGCVSFESVDTPGSYIRHSNFALLLNANDGTKLFSEDATFCPQDSFNDDGTNSIRSWNYPTRYWRHYENVLYVASNGGVNTFDAATAFTDDVSWVVADGFA, encoded by the coding sequence ATGACCATGTCCAGGTCCTCACGATCTTCCGTCCTTGCCCTAGCTCTTGCCACGGGTTCTCTCGTCGCCGCCGGTCCCTGCGACATCTACTCGTCCGGCGGCACCCCGTGTATCGCAGCGCACAGTACCACGCGCGCCCTCTACAGCTCCTACAACGGCCCGCTGTATCAGGTGCAGCGCGCCTCAGATGGTACCACGACCACCATCACCCCACTCTCTGCCGGCGGGGTCGCAGACGCCTCGGCGCAGGACGCCTTCTGCGAGAACACGACCTGcctcatcaccatcatctaCGACCAGTCAGGCAATGGGAACGATCTGACCCAAGCTCCGCCGGGTGGGTTTAACGGCCCCGACGTGGGCGGGTACGATAACCTTGCGGGAGCTATCGGAGCCCCTGTTACTCTGAACGGGAAGAAGGCGTATGGAGTGTTCGTCTCACCGGGCACTGGGTACAGGAATAACGAGGCCATTGGGACAGCGACGGGTGATGAGCCCGAGGGAATGTACGCTGTTCTTGATGGGACCCATTATAACGACGGGTGCTGCTTTGACTATGGCAACGCGGAGACCAGCAGTCTCGATACCGGCAACGGGCACATGGAGGCTATCTACTACGGCACCAACACAGCCTGGGGCTATGGCGCAGGCAATGGACCATGGATCATGGCCGATCTCGAGAATGGACTGTTCTCCGGTCAGAGCTCTGACTACAACGCCGGTGACCCGAGCATTTCCTACCGCTTCGTCACAGCGATCCTTAAGGGCGGCCCGAACTTATGGGCTCTTCGCGGTGGCAATGCCGCATCCGGCTCGCTGTCGACGTACTACAATGGAATTCGCCCAACCGATGCTTCAGGCTATAACCCCATGAGCAAGGAGGGTGCGATCATCCTTGGAATTGGCGGCGACAACAGCGTTAGCGCGCAGGGGACCTTCTACGAGGGCGCCATGACGGACGGGTATCCAGACGACGCAACGGAGAACTCTGTCCAGGCTGATATCGTTGCGGCCAAATATGCTACTACTTCACTCATCAGCGGGCCGGCGTTGACCGTCGGTGACACGGTCTCATTGAAGGTTACCACGTCCGGCTATGATACGCGGTACATCGCCCACACCGGCAGCACCATTAACACTCAGGTCGTCTCCTCCTCTAGCTCGAGTACCCTGAAGCAGCAGGCTAGCTGGACCGTCCGCACCGGGCTGGCCAGTACTGCGGCCGCGAATGGGTGCGTTAGCTTCGAGTCCGTCGACACCCCCGGCAGCTATATTCGACACTCGAATTTTGCGCTTTTGCTTAATGCAAACGACGGGACCAAGCTGTTCTCTGAGGACGCTACCTTTTGTCCCCAGGACAGTTTCAATGACGACGGGACCAACTCGATCCGGTCCTGGAACTACCCGACCCGCTATTGGAGGCACTATGAGAACGTGCTCTATGTGGCGAGCAATGGGGGAGTCAATACTTTCGATGCCGCCACTGCCTTCACTGACGATGTCAGTTGGGTCGTTGCTGACGGCTTTGCCTAG
- a CDS encoding uncharacterized protein (transcript_id=CADANIAT00008207), which translates to MRRPRLPVWETGRQTDREARRLYCFQVSESSRRSATPSSAWARSMISSYSYAWATRTARWQGNERGDAPTGGSSEHRAGADLCIVLISILLLKKTRSRLVSSAVSLETVGSESEDRPRQSATSLTIAQAFVGLYLGWSSTSTPKALVQDDVRSRLFPDIEGATGGRKQHRHDQHIHERQQLPWETEYNAYFARFQHAVEMAKQLLTAASSMKPMPTFAVNEALLLLCRWRRYKGIWSSGTAARVLTRVIEIETVGLVPGNSIADFSWIDSVHVDVRCSADCCWAKWSIGNAQGQSQTLFYAAPTSAILSYTEPPLSNGHTEPATTSSKVTMASTVMAPTPGLPAVSNVLPDISLIRRAYLLNLGGNGFNVAVFASSFPSSLSWHRTKAWSFMIGTACDRLLVLGMRHASRLSRSMYMVVQSRLAMTVPQCGRMNIMIAGPPSRSGRRHDLYRGHTAERMGPSDIGFQDSGLT; encoded by the exons ATGCGACGACCCAGGCTGCCCGTCTGGGAGACCGGACGCCAGACAGATAGAGAAGCCCGGCGCTTGTATTGCTTTCAG GTCAGCGAGAGCAGCCGGCGGTCTGCCACGCCGTCATCAGCCTGGGCTCGCTCAATGATCAGTTCTTACAGCTACGCATGGGCAACGCGGACAGCGCGATGGCAGGGCAATGAACGCGGCGACGCG CCGACTGGAGGCTCCTCAGAGCACAGAGCTGGTGCTGATTTATGCATTGTCCTGATCTCCATCTTGCTCCTCAAGAAGACACGCAGTCGGCTGGTTTCATCTGCAGTCAGCCTTGAAACTGTTGGGAGCGAATCGGAGGACCGGCCCCGGCAGAGCGCAACGAGCTTGACAATAGCCCAGGCCTTTGTGGGACTGTATCTGGGCTGGTCATCAACCAGCACGCCAAAGGCCCTTGTGCAGGATGATGTACGGTCCCGTTTGTTCCCTGATATCGAAGGCGCCACTGGAGGCCGTAAACAACATCGCCACGACCAGCACATTCATG AGAGGCAGCAGCTACCATGGGAGACGGAGTACAATGCATACTTCGCGCGCTTCCAGCATGCCGTGGAGATGGCGAAGCAACTGCTGACGGCCGCCTCAAGCATGAAGCCGATGCCGACGTTCGCCGTCAAC GAAGCGTTGCTTCTGCTGTGCAGATGGCGCCGCTACAAAGGAATCTGGTCGAGCGGCACCGCGGCTCGTGTCTTGACGCGAGTGATTGAGATTGAAACTGTCGGACTGGTTCCGGGAAACAGCATTGCTGATTTCTCTTGGATCGATTCAGTCCATGTCGACGTTC GTTGCTCGgcagactgctgctgggccaaGTGGAGCATCGGCAATGCGCAGGGACAGTCGCAGACACTCTTTTACGCGGCTCCCACTAGTGCTATA CTTTCCTATACAGAACCACCTCTTTCGAATGGGCACACTGAACCAGCTACGACTTCATCAAAAGTCACAATGGCATCGACAGTGATGGCGCCTACACCTGGATTACCAGCAGTCAGCAATGTACTCCCAGATATCTCCCTTATCCGTCGCGCATACCTGCTCAACCTCGGCGGCAACGGCTTCAACGTGGCCGTCTTCGCATCCTCATTCCCATCAAGCTTATCGTGGCATCGCACCAAAGCGTGGTCATTCATGATCGGTACGGCCTGCGATCGGTTGCTGGTGTTGGGTATGCGGCACGCATCCAG GTTGTCGCGTTCCATGTACATG GTAGTGCAATCACGACTTGCAATGACAGTTCCACAGTGCGGTCGAATGAACATCATGATCGCCGGGCCTCCATCCCG GTCTGGAAGGCGCCATGATCTCTATCGCGGCCATACCGCTGAGCGCATGGGGCCATCCGACATCGGCTTTCAGGACAGTGGTCTGACCTGA
- a CDS encoding wax synthase family protein (transcript_id=CADANIAT00008204), whose product MASRLAIPPWLTPLTSWTLLQTLTSLTVTFTPSASSLRYVAAAMTAICAYIFQTSIQNHFSGAPASGPLVAMCWVNVLNAIDLLVLSRASFDAYLSYRRSKEEKKDSRRSSTEDSTKDRLLLALTLPYNYRRINTPWQLSRLPVLTPSSFPSSLTVNNRRKFLLHSTVKLILAVIIMQIPLIDPSDPVVLQAVSQLDRSKSVLLLPFCAFTQKGGLHALWLQARFTLAFGIVIRATIVAAYTAGSIFAVMLGGDPAEWPPVAGSLSEAWTLSRLWGQAWHQTLRRPLASNATFLAALAGFAPKSTVAHWIRVLVTFVESGVVHSACDMGFGIPFGESGGVVFFSLQILGLVLESVCQSIAAKVGLRTGGRFSRAVGYIWVSVFMLWTAPVWANPILVNLASDGVNLMSPWLGFPAGSF is encoded by the exons ATGGCTTCAAGGCTAGCTATTCCGCCATGGCTCACCCCACTCACCAGCTGGACCCTTCTCCAGACTCTCACCAGTCTAACAGTAACATTCACACCGTCCGCCTCGTCTCTCCGGTATGTGGCCGCGGCAATGACCGCTATTTGCGCTTACATATTCCAAACGAGCATCCAAAACCACTTCTCAGGAGCGCCCGCGTCAGGCCCGCTGGTTGCCATGTGCTGGGTGAACGTGCTCAACGCGATCGACTTGCTGGTCCTCAGTCGGGCCTCGTTCGACGCCTACCTCTCATATAGGCGAAGtaaagaggaaaagaaagactCGCGGCGCTCCAGCACCGAGGACTCGACAAAGGACAGGCTTCTCCTGGCTCTGACCCTACCCTACAACTACCGCCGCATCAACACCCCCTGGCAACTCTCGCGGCTGCCAGTCCTTACCCCTTCTTCATTCCCGTCTTCGCTTACGGTCAATAACCGGCGGAAGTTCCTCCTGCACTCTACCGTGaagctcatcctcgccgtcatcaTAATGCAAATTCCACTCATCGACCCCAGCGATCCCGTTGTTCTGCAGGCGGTCTCGCAACTCGATCGATCGAAATCAGTTCTCCTTCTACCCTTTTGCGCCTTTACCCAGAAGGGCGGGTTGCATGCGCTCTGGCTTCAAGCTCGCTTCACGCTGGCATTCGGAATCGTCATCCGTGCGACCATTGTCGCCGCCTACACGGCCGGCTCTATCTTCGCTGTTATGCTCGGCGGGGATCCCGCCGAGTGGCCGCCTGTAGCGGGAAGTCTGAGCGAGGCGTGGACATTGAGCCGTTTATGGGG ACAAGCATGGCACCAAACCCTTCGCCGGCCTCTGGCATCAAACGCAACCTTCCTCGCGGCACTCGCTGGCTTTGCACCCAAGAGCACCGTGGCGCACTGGATCCGCGTCCTGGTTACCTTTGTAGAATCGGGCGTCGTCCACTCAGCCTGTGATATGGGCTTCGGCATCCCCTTTGGAGAGAGCGGAGGAGTGGTGTTCTTTTCCCTTCAGATTCTGGGACTCGTACTCGAGTCTGTCTGTCAGAGTATTGCTGCAAAGGTGGGATTGAGGACTGGGGGCAGATTCAGTAGAGCGGTCGGGTATATCTGGGTCTCTGTTTTCATGCTCTGGACAGCGCCTGTTTGGGCTAACCCGATTCTGGTGAATTTGGCGAGCGACGGAGTCAATCTGATGAGTCCTTGGCTGGGGTTTCCGGCCGGGAGTTTTTGA
- a CDS encoding DUF202 domain-containing protein (transcript_id=CADANIAT00008206), whose product MGPEPRPDSRSSHTDTNTSASLRPRPRPRNEAHLDPDNLELHEIETQQDDDSGVSISSGEYRITTRRTVSRTSTSQTQRPRREGLLGRIQRFWTRHVVLTVAQKKNRDYFALERTFLAYIRTSVILAMQGVLIAQLFRLQFAGSSKGLGYHEVGVPLSVTCHCAAIVTAILGAHRFWKQQSAIALGTVYAGGWELNCIGFLTTAVS is encoded by the exons ATGGGGCCAGAGCCGAGACCTGACTCACGGTCGTCCCACACCgacaccaacaccagcgccagcctgcgaccgcgaccgcgaccgcgcAACGAAGCCCACCTGGACCCAGACAACCTGGAGTTGCACGAGATCGAAACTCAGCAGGACGACGATTCAGGCGTGTCGATCTCCTCTGGAGAATACCGCATCACCACGCGGCGGACGGTATCGCGCACCTCGACCAGTCAGACGCAGCGGCCACGACGCGAGGGGCTCCTCGGGCGCATTCAACGGTTCTGGACGAGGCATGTGGTCTTGACAgtggcgcagaagaagaatcgGGATTATTTCG CTCTCGAACGAACGTTTCTCGCGTACATCCGGACCTCCGTGATCCTCGCAATGCAAGGCGTCCTGATCGCCCAGCTGTTCCGCCTTCAGTTTGCCGGCTCAAGCAAAGGCCTCGGATACCATGAAGTCGGCGTCCCGTTATCGGTGACGTGCCATTGCGCGGCCATCGTGACGGCGATCCTGGGAGCGCATCGGTTCTGGAAACAGCAGAGTGCGATCGCGCTGGGGACGGTATACGCAGGAGGTTGGGAACTGAACTGCATCGGGTTCTTGACAACGGCGGTGAGTTGA
- a CDS encoding gamma-glutamylcyclotransferase family protein (transcript_id=CADANIAT00008201), which translates to MPTTSRHKHRIYFAYGINMHLKQMAKRCPNTRYLGVAKLSGYRWQINERGYANVIEASAESRASPTTVQGLCYLIGAEDELKLDRVEGVPTAYQKRVLRVELVLAKSSLVGRDVSEIASFSGEELKAGSGRGEAEVVEALAYVSKDYIKDGPPKGEYVARMRLGLRDALELGMSKEYARVIERVVAVGMRGAGAGGMGRPPATSPRPRPQPSRTAAPRASPPTSPASASYYYFAFGSNMQLAQMADRCPGSKVFAKGILPGYRWHINERGVANIVATATQDGNDNAVQGILFTVTPKDVKTLDKKEGIAKGYYEKIVLRVKVEPLAISGLKGVKTVVAAGKLASNSQAEAREPRKHRHGQDQHGQRAEVAGVREVEALVYLSSQYKKDGRVRAEYVGRMQLAMADALKLGVDEAYLRASLHSCILGVDEAAVSAHGKRDFIVRQPAGDASGAAQTSGSPKDRRIIERVPAGTGYQAAA; encoded by the coding sequence ATGCCTACTACTTCGCGCCACAAACACAGAATCTACTTTGCCTACGGTATCAATATGCACTTGAAGCAGATGGCCAAGCGATGCCCCAACACGCGGTATCTCGGTGTTGCAAAGCTCTCCGGGTACAGATGGCAAATCAACGAGAGGGGCTATGCGAATGTCATCGAGGCGTCGGCGGAGTCTCGAGCGAGTCCAACTACAGTTCAGGGCCTCTGCTATCTCATCGGCGCCGAGGATGAACTGAAACTTGATCGTGTCGAGGGCGTCCCGACGGCATATCAGAAGAGAGTGCTTAGGGTGGAGCTAGTTCTCGCGAAGTCAAGTCTGGTTGGCAGAGATGTGAGTGAGATTGCGAGTTTCTCTGGTGAAGAACTGaaggctggatctggacgTGGTGAAGCCGAAGTGGTTGAAGCACTCGCATATGTGAGCAAGGATTATATCAAGGATGGTCCCCCAAAAGGCGAGTATGTTGCTAGAATGCGATTGGGACTGAGGGATGCGCTTGAGCTGGGGATGTCGAAAGAGTATGCCCGGGTTATAGAGAGAGTGGTTGCTGTGGGTATGCGtggtgcaggtgcaggcgGTATGGGCAGACCTCCAGCTACATCTCCACGACCACGACCACAACCAAGTAGAAcagctgctcctcgagcGAGTCCTCCTACGTCCCCGGCGTCAGCCAGCTATTACTATTTCGCCTTCGGCAGCAATATGCAACTCGCACAGATGGCGGACCGGTGTCCCGGCAGCAAGGTCTTCGCAAAGGGCATTCTCCCAGGGTATAGATGGCATATCAACGAGAGAGGGGTCGCCAATATCGTGGCCACGGCGACCCAGGATGGCAACGATAATGCTGTCCAGGGTATCCTTTTCACAGTCACTCCAAAAGACGTCAAGACGCTTGACAAAAAGGAAGGGATTGCAAAGGGTTACTACGAGAAGATCGTGCTTCGTGTGAAGGTGGAGCCGTTAGCCATCTCCGGACTGAAAGGTGTAAAGACTGTTGTCGCGGCCGGGAAGCTGGCCTCAAACTCGCAGGCTGAGGCTCGAGAACCACGGAAGCACAGACACGGACAGGATCAGCATGGCCAGCGTGCAGAAGTGGCAGGTGTGAGAGAGGTCGAAGCCTTAGTGTATCTCAGCAGCCAGTACAAGAAGGACGGCCGCGTCCGTGCCGAGTATGTCGGGCGAATGCAGCTGGCTATGGCGGATGCGCTGAAGCTCGGTGTCGATGAGGCCTATCTGCGAGCTTCGCTTCATTCATGCATACTTGGTGTAGACGAAGCAGCAGTCTCAGCCCATGGTAAGCGGGATTTCATTGTCAGGCAGCCGGCTGGCGATGCAAGTGGTGCAGCGCAGACGAGTGGAAGCCCTAAGGACCGCCGCATCATCGAAAGAGTGCCAGCTGGAACGGGATATCaggctgctgcttga
- a CDS encoding uncharacterized protein (transcript_id=CADANIAT00008208) yields the protein MKFADIPGGSGMIISRGTLSAMGFSALSCLPYCSPFCKIIYAVPAFTTYLLNESPLPSLQVSLLTPTNDSILFSASSEIKVPDALTMHLDSMHAEIFRPQPRGRPKEDLIPLAEVDISKLHFKGNQKITMKNQTLKLGDVGQFARLVEDAAYHSTFRTAMHAKTKVGLAGLTTSIDITKEVEMPGFSNFTELAINDLTIRERDDQGNNIFAETVLFNPTPASVTLVMKLTLWDKGDVTLSILAANHSIGTATSSINNIKSGNNTLSIRAFLDGDVLEENISGIIREQIPYLRKGDIKITATGKSVVYNGQHLEYWETALQAVRVEVTRSVREVVNMVLDTLDGDDIVGEDGDDSGFGIFGFEIDIPRVQEGVRSVVEGLVEQILDTAKGLDENEEDTFTEELTVLGRLILRLLQVLGVL from the exons ATGAAATTTGCTGATATTCCAGGGGGTTCGGGAATGATCATTTCGCGCGGTACTTTATCTGCTATGGGATTCTCGGCGCTGTCCTGCTTGCCATACTGCTCCCCATTCTGCAA AATCATATACGCCGTCCCGGCCTTCACAACCTACCTCCTCAACGAGAGCCCCCTGCCTTCCCTGCAAGTCTCTCTCCTTACCCCTACGAACGACAGCATCCTGTTCTCCGCCTCCAGTGAGATCAAAGTCCCTGACGCGCTGACCATGCATCTTGACTCGATGCATGCAGAGATCTTCCGGCCGCAACCCAGAGGGAGACCCAAGGAGGACCTGATACCGCTTGCAGAGGTTGACATCTCCAAGCTACACTTCAAGGGAAACCAGAAGATCACTATGAAGAATCAGACGCTGAAACTCGGGGACGTGGGCCAGTTCGCAAGATTAGTTGAGGATGCCGCGTACCACTCGACGTTCCGGACTGCGATGCACGCGAAGACCAAGGTCGGGCTGGCAGGGCTGACGACGAGTATTGATATAACGAAGGAAGTAGAGATGCCTG GCTTCAGCAATTTCACTGAACTTGCAATTAACGACCTCACAATCAGAGAACGCGACGACCAGGGCAACAACATATTCGCCGAGACTGTCCTCTTCAATCCAACTCCAGCATCAGTCACGCTT GTGATGAAACTGACATTATGGGATAAGGGCGACGTGACCCTCTCCATCTTGGCCGCCAACCACTCCATCGGCACGGCGACGAGCAGCATCAACAATATCAAGTCCGGGAACAATACCCTGAGCATCCGTGCATTCCTCGATGGTGACGTATTGGAAGAGAACATTTCTGGAATTATTAGAGAGCAGATTCCGTACCTTCGGAAGGGGGATATTAAGATCACAGCAACTGGCAAGTCAGTGGTGTATAACGGGCAGCATCTCGAATACTGGGAAACAGCGCTGCAGGCCGTCAGAGTCGAGGTGACGAGGTCGGTGAGGGAGGTGGTGAATATGGTCCTTGATACGCTTGACGGGGATGACATTGTAggtgaagatggagatgatTCTGGCTTTGGAATCTTCGGGTTTGAAATTGATATTCCCAGAGTCCAAGAGGGCGTAAGATCTGTTGTTGAGGGGCTTGTTGAGCAGATCTTGGATACTGCTAAAGGGctggatgagaatgaggaagacACATTTACGGAGGAATTGACTGTTCTTGGGAGGCTGATATTGCGATTGCTGCAGGTTCTTGGGGTTCTGTAG
- a CDS encoding uncharacterized protein (transcript_id=CADANIAT00008200), whose protein sequence is MTLPTRPLGKDGPQVPRLGFGTMGLSAFYGPTKPDEERLAVLDRAYELGETFWDTAMLYGDSEELIGRWFAANPGKRADIFLATKFYFRWVNGERVTDTSYENCKRCCNESLRRLGIDTIDLFYAHRLDPKTPIEETMKALAELKEEGKIRYIGLSECSSDSLRRACKVHHVAAVQVEYSPFSLEIESEQIGLLKTARELGVAVVAYSPLSRGILSGQIRSRDDFGPGDLRAMLPRYSPENFGKNLEAVDKLATLAKEKGCTVSQLTLAWLLSQGDDIFPIPGTTRISALEENVESLKVQFTEEEERRFRSIISEAEVAGGRYPDAYAGTLYVDTVLPE, encoded by the exons ATGACCCTCCCAACTCGTCCCCTGGGCAAGGATGGCCCGCAAGTCCCCCGCCTCGGCTTCGGCACTATGGGGCTAAGCGCCTTCTATGGCCCTACCAAACCAGACGAAGAACGCTTGGCTGTCCTAGACAGAGCATACGAACTTGGGGAGACGTTCTGGGATACTG CCATGCTCTACGGCGACAGCGAAGAACTCATCGGCCGCTGGTTCGCAGCAAACCCCGGCAAACGCGCCGACATCTTCCTTGCAACAAAATTCTATTTCCGCTGGGTAAACGGCGAGCGCGTGACAGACACCAGCTACGAGAATTGCAAGCGCTGCTGCAACGAAAGCTTGCGACGACTAGGCATAGACACCATCGATCTCTTCTACGCGCACCGCCTAGACCCGAAGACGCCGATTGAAGAGACCATGAAAGCGCTCGCCGAGCTGAAAGAGGAGGGCAAGATCCGCTATATCGGGCTCAGCGAATGCAGTTCCGATTCTCTCCGCCGCGCTTGCAAAGTCCATCACGTTGCAGCTGTGCAGGTAGAGTACAGCCCCTTCTCGTTGGAAATTGAGTCCGAGCAGATTGGCCTCTTGAAAACGGCAAGGGAGCTGGGTGTTGCAGTCGTTGCGTATTCGCCCCTTAGCCGGGGGATACTTTCCGGCCAGATCCGGTCACGCGACGACTTCGGGCCCGGCGATCTGCGTGCCATGCTGCCGCGATACAGTCCAGAGAACTTCGGGAAAAATCTCGAGGCGGTCGATAAGCTGGCCACCCTGGCCAAAGAAAAAGGGTGTACGGTCAGTCAGTTGACCCTCGCGTGGCTGCTATCGCAGGGAGATGATATCTTTCCGATTCCGGGAACGACGAGGATTAGTGCACTGGAGGAGAATGTAGAGTCTCTGAAGGTGCAATTtacggaagaggaagagagaaggttTCGGAGCATTATCAGCGAAGCTGAGGTTGCTGGGGGCCGATATCCAGATGCCTATGCAGGGACGCTGTATGTTGATACTGTGCTGCCGGAGTGA
- a CDS encoding pepsin-like aspartic protease (transcript_id=CADANIAT00008205) — protein MSVLLVFSLVTFALQGLCSLSLHESDSPHVLQLGLRRNQHNDPVGRDRRRFKRQTGTVAVDLHGDSMGGDIYSTNLTIGDPPQAVEVSVDTGSADLWVVYSENPVCNVRGARCDDSGTYDPTASTSFDGLSDEFAIEYGDSSWAEGYYGIDTLTVADAEVSEVQFAVAVESSIDKGILGIGYSTNVVSTYRYPNLPERLVASNITSSNAYSLWLNRLGSDEGTILFGGVNTAHYTGPLRTLPVVRYNGHYIHLWLTLTGMGVESASDDITKSYSETRSTTGEQEFPFVALLDSGATLTYLPSNIVAQIFSDLDVHLYEPEQFGYVPCDTYLVGREDYNLTFTFSGVTIRVPLRELVLRDAISGPGRDALQLPNNADEESCLFGILPNTDLFPILGDTFLRSAYVVFDLDNNEISLAQANTAPGDDRILEIGSGDDAVPEAEDVDDPVTTATVSLGGSSLILPTGWTNEPIFPSRTVTTSTTATSTGTNTGSGEDTEATDSDQGTSGGTGTQAEGPVATDGAVGVGNSPLLAIAMAALVLNMVLAL, from the exons ATGAGTGTTCTCCTGGTTTTCTCGCTCGTGACTTTTGCACTGCAGGGTCTATGCAGCCTATCTCTTCATGAGAGCGACTCGCCTCACGTCCTCCAACTTGGACTGCGGCGAAACCAGCACAATGACCCCGTGGGACGAGACCGGCGGCGGTTCAAGCGGCAGACTGGTACGGTGGCCGTCGATCTCCACGGCGATTCG ATGGGCGGCGACATCTATTCCACGAACCTGACCATCGGCGATCCCCCGCAAGCTGTTGAGGTTTCTGTCGACACGGGCAGCGCCGATCTCTGGGTCGTATACAGCGAGAACCCGGTCTGCAATGTTCGAGGGGCGCGGTGTGACGACTCGGGGACGTACGATCCTACTGCTTCGACCTCGTTTGACGGGCTATCCGACGAGTTCGCGATCGAGTACGGCGATAGTTCGTGGGCGGAGGGGTACTATGGGATCGACACCCTGACGGTCGCAGATGCCGAGGTCTCAGAGGTGCAGTTCGCCGTTGCGGTCGAATCCAGCATAGACA AGGGGATCTTAGGCATCGGCTACAGTACAAATGTCGTCTCGACCTACCGCTACCCCAACCTCCCCGAACGGCTTGTGGCCAGCAACATCACCTCTTCGAACGCGTACAGTCTTTGGCTCAACCGGCTGGGCTCCGACGAAGGGACTATCCTCTTCGGCGGCGTCAACACCGCCCACTACACCGGTCCCCTGCGAACCCTCCCCGTCGTGAGGTACAATGGACACTACATCCACCTCTGGCTCACGCTCACGGGGATGGGCGTCGAGTCCGCCTCGGACGATATTACAAAGTCATACTCGGAAACGCGGTCCACCACTGGGGAGCAGGAATTCCCCTTCGTCGCGCTCCTCGACTCCGGCGCGACTCTCACGTACCTCCCCTCGAACATTGTCGCACAGATCTTTTCCGACCTCGACGTGCACTTGTACGAACCAGAGCAATTCGGCTACGTACCGTGCGACACATACCTCGTTGGCCGAGAAGACTACAATCTGACGTTCACATTCAGCGGCGTGACGATCCGCGTTCCACTCCGTGAGCTTGTGCTGCGGGATGCGATCTCCGGCCCCGGCAGGGACGCACTCCAGCTGCCCAACAACGCCGACGAGGAAAGCTGCCTATTCGGTATTCTGCCGAATACCGACCTCTTTCCCATACTAGGCGATACATTTCTCAGAAGTGCATATGTCGTCTTTGACTTGGATAACAACGAGATTTCGCTTGCTCAGGCCAATACCGCGCCCGGGGACGACCGGATCCTCGAGATTGGGAGTGGCGACGATGCGGTCCCGGAAGCAGAGGATGTGGATGACCCCGTCACGACTGCGACAGTTTCGCTCGGGGGGTCGAGCCTGATTCTGCCGACTGGGTGGACGAATGAGCCCATATTCCCGAGTAGGACTGTGACCACGAGCACGACTGCTACAAGTACGGGCACAAACACGGGTAGTGGAGAGGACACAGAGGCGACGGATTCTGACCAGGGTACATCTGGCGGAACTGGGACACAAGCTGAAGGCCCCGTCGCTACAGACGGCGCCGTTGGGGTGGGAAATAGCCCACTTCTGGCCATCGCGATGGCCGCACTTGTCCTAAATATGGTCCTAGCTCTGTGA